A single region of the Leptospira fainei serovar Hurstbridge str. BUT 6 genome encodes:
- a CDS encoding helix-turn-helix transcriptional regulator has product MTRKFKSKSQSATYRQTIGRISEEEKKAFYNQLKIARIEANLTQAQVGKMIKRSRSQISKIESGKCRLYMDEFLKFMKIYRKSPFFFYSVFTTDEIIQSQKKARVKSAKQF; this is encoded by the coding sequence ATGACGAGAAAATTCAAAAGCAAGTCTCAAAGTGCTACCTACAGACAAACAATAGGGAGAATTTCCGAGGAAGAGAAGAAAGCTTTTTATAACCAACTAAAGATAGCTAGAATAGAAGCAAATCTTACTCAGGCGCAAGTAGGTAAAATGATCAAGAGGAGCAGAAGCCAGATTTCAAAAATAGAATCTGGTAAATGTAGATTATACATGGATGAGTTCTTAAAGTTTATGAAGATTTATAGGAAGTCTCCTTTCTTCTTTTATTCTGTATTTACGACAGATGAGATCATTCAATCGCAGAAGAAAGCCCGAGTAAAATCTGCGAAGCAGTTTTAA
- a CDS encoding DUF4145 domain-containing protein — translation MVKKKAKQEKDSLIDVAKEAVKCCTKAKRAGKSLTGRNFYAEKFNLLKAKAHHHLEIFNKSDQFKTIKKESLQKIVNAIELIFDLETNSKDRNRSVNELDFIYKSEISKLLLANSDAKKTEFTLSDSFIPSELFNNTRSYIERVAKQACGSYEVGFYDASAVMFRRLLETLIIECFEKYSIGNKIKNGNGDYFYLKDLISAFLSENSWSVSRNSKTALPKLKEIGDLSAHSRRYNATLPDLNNIRSDLRVVIEELLHVSGLKD, via the coding sequence AAGAAGAAAGCTAAACAAGAAAAAGATTCTCTCATCGATGTTGCAAAGGAGGCTGTTAAGTGCTGTACTAAAGCGAAACGGGCAGGGAAATCTCTTACGGGTCGAAATTTTTACGCTGAAAAATTTAATTTGCTAAAAGCAAAAGCACATCATCACTTAGAAATATTCAATAAATCAGATCAATTCAAAACCATTAAAAAGGAATCACTTCAAAAAATAGTCAATGCGATAGAGCTAATTTTTGATTTAGAAACAAATTCTAAAGATAGAAATCGCTCAGTAAATGAACTCGATTTCATTTATAAATCGGAAATATCAAAGCTATTATTAGCGAATTCGGATGCTAAAAAAACTGAATTTACATTATCCGATTCTTTTATCCCTTCAGAGCTTTTTAACAATACCAGAAGTTATATCGAAAGAGTTGCGAAACAGGCATGTGGTTCATACGAAGTAGGCTTTTATGATGCTTCTGCCGTAATGTTTCGTCGACTATTGGAAACGCTTATTATTGAATGTTTTGAAAAGTATTCTATTGGAAATAAGATTAAAAATGGCAATGGTGATTACTTCTATTTGAAGGATTTAATTAGCGCTTTTTTATCCGAAAATTCTTGGTCTGTGTCTCGAAATTCAAAGACCGCTTTACCAAAGTTAAAGGAGATAGGCGATCTATCCGCTCATAGTAGGCGATATAATGCTACACTTCCGGATTTGAATAATATTCGTTCCGATCTTCGAGTGGTAATTGAAGAACTATTACATGTGTCGGGTCTGAAAGACTAG
- a CDS encoding helix-turn-helix domain-containing protein — translation MDFEEFLLKVGKNIQTVRKEKGLTQENMDEGDYAVPVRTLQDIEAGRANFTANSIFKLSKRLKVKPRDLLDI, via the coding sequence GTGGATTTTGAAGAATTTTTATTAAAAGTCGGAAAGAATATTCAGACAGTGCGAAAAGAAAAAGGGCTTACTCAGGAAAACATGGATGAAGGCGATTATGCCGTTCCTGTTAGGACTTTACAAGATATTGAAGCGGGCAGGGCTAATTTTACCGCTAACTCAATTTTCAAACTCTCTAAACGATTAAAAGTTAAACCCAGAGATTTATTGGATATTTAA